GGGCCACAGGCAGCAAACCCGGCGGGCAAGGTATATAATCACCGCAACTTTACAAAGGAGAAACATGGCAAACACATCTTCAAAAGTACGCGTGGCAATCATCGGTGTTGGCAACTGTGCCAGCTCCCTTGTGCAAGGCGTGCAGTATTACCAGAACGCCGCCGACAATGACGAAGTCCCCGGCTTGATGCATGTCAACCTGGGCGGCTATCACATTCGCGACATTGAATTCTCGGCTGCGTTCGACGTGGTGGCCACCAAGGTGGGCAAGGATCTGAGCGAAGCCATTTGTGCCTACCCCAATAACACGATCAAGTTCGCCGATGTGCCCCACCTCGGCGTGGAAGTGCAGCGCGGCATGACCCACGATGGCCTGGGCAAGTACCTGCGTGAAGTAGTGGAAAAGGCGCCCGGCGCCACCGCCGATATTGTCAAGGTTCTGAAAGACACCGGCACCGATGTGGTGGTGAGCTACCTGCCGGTGGGCTCTGAGATGGCCACCAAGTGGTACGTGGAACAGATCCTCGAGGCCGGTGTGGGCTTCGTGAACTGCATCCCCGTGTTCATCGCCAGCCAGGATTACTGGGGCGAGCGCTTCAAAGAGCGCAACATCCCCATCATTGGCGATGACATCAAGAGCCAGGTAGGCGCTACCATCACCCACCGTGCTCTGACGCGCCTGTTCGTGGAGCGCGGTGTGCACCTCGACCGCACCTACCAGCTGAACTTCGGCGGCAATATGGACTTTTACAATATGCTCGAGCGCGAACGCCTCGAGTCGAAGAAGATCTCCAAGACCGGCGCCGTTACCAGCATGCTGCCCTATGCACTGGACGGCGGCGATGTGCACGTTGGCCCTAGCGACTATGTGCCCTGGCTGACCGACCGTAAGTGGTGCCACATCCGCATGGAAGGCCGTGCCTTCGGCGATGTGCCGCTGCAGATGGAAGTCAAGCTGGAAGTGTGGGATTCGCCCAACTCGGCTGGCGTAGTGATCGATGCGGTGCGCTGCGCCAAGTTGGCCATGGATCGCGGCATCGGCGGCCCGCTGATCGCCCCGTCTTCCTACTTTATGAAGACCCCGCCGCAGCAGTTCACCGATGACCTGGCCCGCACCAACACGGAGACGTTCATCGCCGGCGAGAGCGTACCCGCATAATCAGCAACCGCAAAAACAAAAAAAACCACAGCGAATGCTGCGGTTTTTTTTGTTAACCTAACCGTGCGGCCACTGCCCTGCCCGCCCATACAGCCAGCAACCCGCCCACATTGCTGGCCAGCACATAGGCCGCCGCCTGGCCAAGCAGGCCTGCAGAAAGCAAGCTGAGGAGCTCCAAGCCAAAGCTGGAGAAGGTGGTGTAACCTCCCAAAAATCCGCTGATCAATAACGGCCCATAATCCGCCAGGCGGCCATGCTGTAACAGCCAGTGCGACAGCAGGCCAATCGCAAAACAACCGCTGAGATTGATGCCCAACGTGGCGTAGGGAAACGGCGCAACGCGCCCTGCCTGCATTTGTATCGAAAGCACATAGCGCAGCATCGCCCCCAGTGCACCGCCCAGCCCTACCCAAAGAATGTTAACCATGGCAAGCCTCCACATCGATGAATGCGTAGGAGTCATCAGCCATTCGGCGGTTTGGGCTGCCCATACAGTATAGGCGGCGCGCGGCGAACTCCATCACCTGCCAGACACAATTCTACCGCTGCAGCGATGCCCCTTATAATCCTGCCCATGAACGTACTGGTTACCGGAGCCACTGGCTTCATCGGCGGGCACATTGCCCACGCCGCCCTGGCACAGGGCTGGCACGTGCGCGGCCTGCGCCGGCGGGCAGGCCACCACGGCCATCTGGCGGCGGATGCCGGCGTGGCCTGGGTGGAGGGTGACCTGAACGATGCGGCCAGCCTGGCGGGCGCGATGGAAGGCGTAGACCTGCTCTTCCATGCCGCCGCCTACTACCCACGCCGCGAACACCAACTGAGCCGCGCCCAGCACCTCGCCGCGGCAGAGGCCGAAATGCAGCGCGTGCTGGCCGCCGCCCGCGCCGCCGGCGTGCGGCGCATGGTGTACACCTCGGCCTTGTTTTGCATCGCCAACCTGCCGCCCGGTGCCGGGCGCCTGGCCGACGAGCGCGATGTGTATACGCTGGGCGATTTTCCCGAAAGCGCCTATTTTGAAACCAAAATTCTGATGGAGCAGTTGGCCTTGGCCGCCAACGCGCCGGATTTTGAAGTGGTGGTGACCAACCCTACCGCCGTCTTCGGCCCGGGCGACCTTAACCGCACCCTGGGCACGCTATTGATCCTGATCGCCAAGGGGCTGGCCTTTTTCTGGCTGCCCGCAGGAGCGAACGTGGTAGATGTGCGCGATGTGGCCAATGCCCACATCCAGGCCGCCCTGCGCGGGCGCCCCGGCGAGCGCTACATCCTCGGCGGGCACAACACCACCTTGCGCGACGCGATCAGCACCGCGGCGCAGGTGGCCGGGCGCAAGGCGCCCTGGCTACGCCTGCCGCTGTGGGTCGTGCCGCCGGTGGTGTGGCTGGGCGATCGCATCCCCAATTTTCCGCTGCCCGCCAATCATTTGCGCAGCATCCGCCGCTGGCAGCCCTACAACACCACCAAGGCCGAGGGCGAGCTGGGGCTGCAGGCGCGGCCCTTTGAAGAAACCGTGCGCGATGCGCTGGCCTGGTTCAAGGCCAATGGGGATCTATAGCCAGTGAAGCTCTTGCTCAGTGTGCTGATTGGCTACCTGCTGGGCTCGCTGCCCTTCGCGCACATCCTCGCGCGCCGCGTCACCGGCGTGCGCCTGGCGGAGACGGGCAGCGGCAACGTAGGCACGCGCAATCTAGCGCGCACGGCCGGCCTGGGCTGGGGAGCTGTGGGCGCCGTGCTGGATTTCTCAAAGGGGCTGGCGGCGATGGCCATCGGCCAGGCGCTGGCCGCCGATAGCGGCGCCTGGTGGATGTTGGCCGGCAGCGCGGCAGTGGCTGGGCATAACTGGCCGCTGTGGTTGCGCTTGCGCGGCGGCAAGGGGCTGGCGACTGCGCTGGGCGCCAGCGCCTTTGTAGCCTGGCCGCAAGTGCTGCTGGTGATCCTTATCGGCTGGCTGGTGATGCGCCGGGTGCACAACATCACCGTCACCGCGCTGGTGTGCTTTGCCAGCATGCTGGCGGCTCTGTACGCCACCCGGCAGCCGGCAGATTACAGCTATTTTGTGCTCAGCCTCGGTGCGCTGGTGGCGCTGGCCACGCTGTCGGGCCTGTGGCCGCCCGCGGCCCGGCGCAAAGCCACCTGAGCCAGCCGACAACGAACCCGCCCCGCTGGGGTTTATGTATTTAATCCAAATTCTCCGCGCGTATCTCTGAAAGGAAGTTGCATGCTTAATCTTCTCCGTTCTGACCTTAAAGCCTACTGGCTGCGCTGGCTGTTTGCAGCCATCACGGTCACCTTTGGCTTGCAGGAATTGCGCGTGCTGTTCGTGAGCTTCGTGGGCTACTTGCGTGATTCCACCGGGATGAGCTCGCTCAGCCTGGCGCCCGTGGCGATCGGTGTCTTCGCCCTCGCCTTCCTGGCTGGCCCCTTGAACCGCCTGCTGGGCACACGCACCACTCTCTGGCTGACCGCGGGCGGCCTGGCGGCGGTACGCCTGCTGGAGCAGTTGGCCACCAGCGCCCCGCTGGATCTGTACCTCTCGGCGGCGGCCACCGCGCTGTTCCTGATG
The DNA window shown above is from Anaerolineales bacterium and carries:
- a CDS encoding inositol-3-phosphate synthase; its protein translation is MANTSSKVRVAIIGVGNCASSLVQGVQYYQNAADNDEVPGLMHVNLGGYHIRDIEFSAAFDVVATKVGKDLSEAICAYPNNTIKFADVPHLGVEVQRGMTHDGLGKYLREVVEKAPGATADIVKVLKDTGTDVVVSYLPVGSEMATKWYVEQILEAGVGFVNCIPVFIASQDYWGERFKERNIPIIGDDIKSQVGATITHRALTRLFVERGVHLDRTYQLNFGGNMDFYNMLERERLESKKISKTGAVTSMLPYALDGGDVHVGPSDYVPWLTDRKWCHIRMEGRAFGDVPLQMEVKLEVWDSPNSAGVVIDAVRCAKLAMDRGIGGPLIAPSSYFMKTPPQQFTDDLARTNTETFIAGESVPA
- the crcB gene encoding fluoride efflux transporter CrcB; the encoded protein is MVNILWVGLGGALGAMLRYVLSIQMQAGRVAPFPYATLGINLSGCFAIGLLSHWLLQHGRLADYGPLLISGFLGGYTTFSSFGLELLSLLSAGLLGQAAAYVLASNVGGLLAVWAGRAVAARLG
- a CDS encoding NAD-dependent epimerase/dehydratase family protein, which codes for MNVLVTGATGFIGGHIAHAALAQGWHVRGLRRRAGHHGHLAADAGVAWVEGDLNDAASLAGAMEGVDLLFHAAAYYPRREHQLSRAQHLAAAEAEMQRVLAAARAAGVRRMVYTSALFCIANLPPGAGRLADERDVYTLGDFPESAYFETKILMEQLALAANAPDFEVVVTNPTAVFGPGDLNRTLGTLLILIAKGLAFFWLPAGANVVDVRDVANAHIQAALRGRPGERYILGGHNTTLRDAISTAAQVAGRKAPWLRLPLWVVPPVVWLGDRIPNFPLPANHLRSIRRWQPYNTTKAEGELGLQARPFEETVRDALAWFKANGDL
- a CDS encoding glycerol-3-phosphate acyltransferase — translated: MKLLLSVLIGYLLGSLPFAHILARRVTGVRLAETGSGNVGTRNLARTAGLGWGAVGAVLDFSKGLAAMAIGQALAADSGAWWMLAGSAAVAGHNWPLWLRLRGGKGLATALGASAFVAWPQVLLVILIGWLVMRRVHNITVTALVCFASMLAALYATRQPADYSYFVLSLGALVALATLSGLWPPAARRKAT